One region of Ictalurus punctatus breed USDA103 chromosome 6, Coco_2.0, whole genome shotgun sequence genomic DNA includes:
- the LOC108266599 gene encoding transmembrane protein 50B isoform X1 has translation MAGFLDNVRWPECECIDWSEKRNTVASIVAGILFFTGWWVIIDAAVRYPSSEDLNHAFHACGVFATVAFFMINAVSNAHIHGDMYGESCLGRTGARLWIFLGFLIMFMSLIASIGILFGAFVSPGHPVSPRLSVFFQNLFIFFSSLVYKFGRTEDLWG, from the exons ATGGCTGGGTTTCTGGATAATGTACGCTGGCCAGAGTGCGAGTGCATCGACTGGTCAGAGAAGAGGAACACGGTGGCCTCCATCGTGGCTGGTATTctg ttttTCACAGGATGGTGGGTTATAATCGATGCTGCTGTGCGTTACCCCAGTTCGGAGGATCTAAATCACGCTTTTCACGCATGTGGGGTTTTCGCTACGGTGGCGTTTTTCAT GATTAATGCTGTGTCAAATGCTCATATCCATGGGGACATGTATGGAGAGAGCTGTCTCGGGAGGACAG GCGCTCGTCTTTGGATCTTCCTCGGCTTCCTGATCATGTTCATGTCTCTCATCGCCTCTATCGGGATCTTATTTGGAGCTTTTGTTTCACCGG GGCATCCTGTGTCTCCTAGATTGTCTGTGTTCTTCCAGAACTTGTTCATATTTTTCAG CTCTCTTGTCTACAAGTTTGGACGAACTGAGGATTTATGGGGCTAA
- the LOC108266599 gene encoding transmembrane protein 50B isoform X2 encodes MAGFLDNVRWPECECIDWSEKRNTVASIVAGILFFTGWWVIIDAAVRYPSSEDLNHAFHACGVFATVAFFMINAVSNAHIHGDMYGESCLGRTGARLWIFLGFLIMFMSLIASIGILFGAFVSPGHPVSPRLSVFFQNLFIFFRKLKQRSGQQCGQ; translated from the exons ATGGCTGGGTTTCTGGATAATGTACGCTGGCCAGAGTGCGAGTGCATCGACTGGTCAGAGAAGAGGAACACGGTGGCCTCCATCGTGGCTGGTATTctg ttttTCACAGGATGGTGGGTTATAATCGATGCTGCTGTGCGTTACCCCAGTTCGGAGGATCTAAATCACGCTTTTCACGCATGTGGGGTTTTCGCTACGGTGGCGTTTTTCAT GATTAATGCTGTGTCAAATGCTCATATCCATGGGGACATGTATGGAGAGAGCTGTCTCGGGAGGACAG GCGCTCGTCTTTGGATCTTCCTCGGCTTCCTGATCATGTTCATGTCTCTCATCGCCTCTATCGGGATCTTATTTGGAGCTTTTGTTTCACCGG GGCATCCTGTGTCTCCTAGATTGTCTGTGTTCTTCCAGAACTTGTTCATATTTTTCAG AAAGCTGAAGCAGCGATCAGGCCAGCAGTGTGGTCAATAA